TTTCATTGATGAATCTTGGTTAGGTGAAAACATATTGTAATATGGAATGTATGGAGTATGCTTCGTGAAtagattttctatataaaaattaacatgTTACCTTTATAGATCAAATATTTCGACCTTACAGTTGTTAGTTGAATCATTTGTACCTCGATAATCTAAAGTTCCAAAATCTCGAGGTTTCAAACAGGACCTTACTTATTCACATACAGCTGCTTAGACTGCTTATTTCATGCTCAGAGAAAGCTGAAGACTGGTGTGCCAGCTAAATTGATTCATCCTTGTCCATTTGGACCATTTGGATAATTCCACAAAAGTATGCCCACTTGTTATCCGTTGTACATTAATAGTTGTCACGATAAATACTCTTACGAAAAATGTCACTACTGTTTTCTACGAGGGAGAACTACTTGAGGTCATGTTCTtttcaaattataattaaagtgaatttgaacttttacgtttaaattattttttcttgatctCTCTACTTGTCTTCCTATCATAGAAGGAGGTTTTGTGATGAAAGTGGATAAGAAAACCCTTGAATTAatgcaaaatcaaatttgaagaATTTAAATCATCTTTGGATTACATAAAATCGCAGAAATAGATGCCTCGCTCCACTCTCCTTCGCAGAGCATCGACTATACAGGGGATGGCACGAGTGTTCCTAATTTTGATTGGCTGGAGAGATTGACGGTGGATATGGGAATTATAGGTAGTATGGAGCGGATTCGGAATACGatcttttttttgaacttatgtttataagctaaatttaaatttaaaatttaaaattgatttttagggTGTTTagctaagtttattttctagcatttggcttttagatatGCTAAGAAtaagcatataaaatttttattcataaattacttttcaattgtaaatatgtcatttatctttttgtacaaaatacccaaacaatcacccctaaaCTCGATTTAGGTTTCGTAATCAAGTGAACCTGATTCGGAATCTACTACTTAAAAACCCAAGATTTAacattaattaacaaaaaaaactcaaaactaaGTAAACGTTGGGATTAGTTAttaacacagaaaaaaaaactcaactaATTAAACTTTTGGCATGGTTCGCTAGCTTGTAATTGTATCGAGGTGTCACCGGCCGGTGGGCTGCACGAGCTGCGAGAAGGTGGCGCGCTCGGCCACCACCTCGTCGGCCTCCAAGACGACGCAAGTCTCGTGCGGGTGGGACATGGACGACGTCCCCAGCGTGGTGGCGCTGGCCGTGCTCCCGTCGTCGTTGCTGGTGGCCGGGTCGAGCGAGGAGGCCGGGCGGCCGGAGGCGCCGTCGAACGTGTCCTGCGCGAGCATCGCGCTCTCGAGGTTCCAGAGCACGTCGGCCATGCCGGGGCGGTCGGCGCCGTTCTCGGCGAGGCACTTCTCGGCGGTGTCGGCGAACTTGACGAGGCACTCCGGCGCGATCTGGTGCTTGATGGCCGGGTCGACGACGCCCGGCAGGGTGCCGCCCCGCTTGCAGGCGAGCGCGTAGTCGGCGAGGCTGACCTGGTCTCGCGGCAGCGCCGGGTCGAGCGCCGGGCGGGCGAGGAGCACCTCGAAGAGGACGACGCCGAAGGAGTAGACGTCGGACTTCTCGGTGAGCTGCTGGCGGCGGTAGTACTCCGGGTCGAGGTAGCCGAAGCTGCCCTTGACCACCGTGCTGACGTGCGACTGGTTGAGCGTGGTCGGGCCGGACTTGGAGAGGCCGAAGTCGGAGACCTTGGCGACCCAGTTCTCGTCGACGAGGATGTTGGTGGTCTTGACGTCGCGGTGGATGATGGTGTACTTGGCGCCGGTGTGGAGGTAGTGCaggccgcgcgcggcgccgatgCAGATGTCGAGGCGGTGGCGCCACGACAGCGTCGGCTTGCCGCCGTTGTGGTAGAGGTGCTCGCGCAGCGTGCCGTGCTCCATGTAGTCGTAGACGAGCACCatctcgccgtcctcctcgcaGAAGCCGATGAGGGAgacgaggtggcggtggcgcagcTTGGAGAGCATCTCCACCTCGGTCTGGAACTCGTTGATCCCCTGCTCCGACGACGGGTTCGACCGCTTCACCGCCACCTTGACGTCGTTGTCGACCACGCCGCGGTACACCACGCCGAACCCGCCCACGCCGATGGCCAGGTCGTTGGAGAAGTTCTTGGTCGCCGCCTTGATCTCCGCGAAGGAGAAGTGGCGGCACATGCCGGCCAGGTTCGCCGTGACGTGGCCCGACGACTTGCCGCTGGTGTGGGAGTGGTACAGCGGCAGCCACGCGGAGGTGtgcgagtcgccgccgccgccgggcttcCTGTTCCTCTTGTTGTTGTACACCACCACGCAGATGGCCGCTAGgatcccggccgccgccgcgccgcccgcggtGCCGCCCATCACCCTGGCCATGCCGGCCGGGTCGTTGGTGGAGAACTCCGGCGGCCCGCCCCAGCCGAGCTCGTTCTCCGCCAGCAGCTTGAACGGGCTGGGGTCCGGCGCCGCCAGGCTGCCACCGGAGTTGTTGACCTTGAACACCTCGAGGCCGTTGAGGATGGCGTCGTAGAACTGCGGCCGGAGCATCACCGAGGGGTGCATCGCCACCCAGAGCACCTCGTCGGCGGTGTCGTTGCTCATGGTCACCGCGTAGTCCTTGTACACCGGCACCCCGCGCTCCGTCGTCATCTCGAGCACGTCGACGTCCGTCTGCGCCGTCTTGTTGTTGATGTAGACGTCGAACACCCGCTGGTTGGCGTGGACGAGCTGGAGCTCGCAGAAATGGAGGCGCGCGATGTAGGTGAAGTTGCTGTCGACGTCGACGGTCCAGGTGAGGTTGGAGTTCTGGTTCAAGCGGGAGTCGCTGCCCATGGAGCGGCCGCCGAGGTACACCTCCGTCGGCGCCGCGTACTCGGCGGCGTCGCTCGGGTACTTGATGTGGAAGCGCGGGCCGGCCGTGTAGACGATGCCCTGCGTGGGGCCCCGCACGAAGGGCGTGTCGTCGAACCACGACCGCGAGAGGCCGGAGTCGTTGGACGGCGGGATGTaggcgccgccgacgttgAGGCGGTACATGGTctggaaggcggcggcggagacgtcGACGGTCTCGTCGGCGAACCCGACCATGGTGGCCGGGTCGCCGAAGATGTCCGGCATGGAGATGACCTCGATGCCGTTGATGAAGGCGTACGTCACGTTCACcatcggcgtcggcgagaAGGTGACGGTGAGGAAGCCCTCCGGCGACCGCGGCAGCGAGTACTCCCGGACGAGGTAGGCCTGCGTGAGCGCCTTGGTGGTGAGGTAGACGCTGAAGTTGTGGAGCAGCGTGAAGCcggtggaggtggcgacggagaaCCGGAAGTCCTGCGGCTCCAGCCCGTTGTACGACGACGGGTAGAAGTGGAGGCGCAGCCAGTGGCGGTCGCGCGGGTTCACCGAGAAGTTGTACACTGCGTccatggtgaacacccgcgcCGTCATGTACGGGATGGACGACGGCAGCATCGGCTCCAGCTGGTCGGCGGCCGCCATGATCGACGACTTGCCGGAGTCCTCCAGCCACGAGTTGTTGTTGGTGTCCGCCACCCACCTGCGCCCGTCCGCGTCCAGCCCGTCCGTCGTCGACCCGCAGTTGAGGAGGATCTTGTCCGCCGGGCTGTACaccttcgccgtcgccacggCCGCCGAGGCAGCCACCACGACGAGcgccagcaccagcaccagccGCAAGCACCGAGCCCAGCCAGCCAtggacacacacacacacaagagagagggagagagagagagagaggcggacAGGGTCACAGGGGGGAGAAGGTGGTGTGAGGTAGAGCAATGGAGATggcgggaggagaggagaggagcaaAACGAGGGAAGCTGAGGGGGGGAGTAGTATTTGACCGCGGGAGAAGCGGGTGCGACACGTGTCAGTGACTGGGAGCATTTGCCTGGtccaagagaggagaggcgttCACCAATCACCATGCACATGACACGTGTAGGGTCACCCTGCAGTTCTCTTCTGCGATCAGAAAATGAGCTATGTACCACAAACACAGTGCAGGGAAGCCAGCCGCATCAACTCATTGAATTCTAATGTCTATTATCCCTACTACACGATAACATGTGGCAGGAGCTACAGGAGCAAAAAAGGAGCTTCCTTGGTACAAAATCATTTCCATCATACAAAGCCACTGAATGTTCTTGTAACAGTTTGGTCTTTCGCAGGTGGTGAATAAAAATGGAATTTACAGGATTTACCTCCCAATAAAACTGGCTAGGTCACTTGCACCACCAGCCTTTCAATGGGTGGTCAGAGGCTCTACCCAAAACAGATCCCAAACCACCGCTGTCTGTCATCGACCTTCGTGGAGATCTTCAGAGAAAGCCGTTCTGGGCATGTTCTCGGTGTCGAAGGGGCTGAGACCTGAAAAGGGTCCAGACGAGAACATGGACGAGGTGCCGTCAGATTCATAGGCGGTTAGAGACTGCCTAACGTTGGGGCGTGCTGGAGGAGTTGGTATAGATTCTTGGAACTCCACGGAACGTTGGACCATCTTCAGTGACTGCACCACCTCGCCCATTGTTGGCCTTTGGCTTGCCTCTGGTGAAACACAGGCTGCCGCAATTGTACATACTCGCACAAAATCATCTTTCGGATACTGGCCGCCAAT
This is a stretch of genomic DNA from Oryza brachyantha chromosome 1, ObraRS2, whole genome shotgun sequence. It encodes these proteins:
- the LOC102718591 gene encoding receptor-like protein kinase ANXUR1 — translated: MARAGRASSRRGLLEDALRKTFINFLTVVLTLELITRINLIAQTSALNVVSPAISPSQSWTPVRSMLSQAKVDISIPVGEQRRKKLYSPPITLSVHPPMSAPSYSSISGDSDLSFYSSDLSDNLVQDNRRSEAEIPTHVDAAPPDAASNTSAAPSGLVQPPVSPHNGCCSPNMVQKRGGQDCHCVYPVRVELFLRNVSLTSNWSDEFLGELASQLSLRVSQFEIVNFYVVGASGLNITMYIAPHTGISFSADQVTSMNYSLSQHTVQINPVLVGDYSLLNLTWFRPLALAPAPTFTISPKPSPSQASTLPRQRADTSNSNDKRTSMSLITVICICIGALIAVLVIVMFICFCTLRKGKKKAPPVETPKQRTPDAVSAVESLPRPTSTRFLAYDELKEATNNFDPSTMLGEGGFGRVFKGVLTDGTAVAIKKLTSGGHQGDKEFLVEVEMLSRLHHRNLVKLIGYYSNRESSQNLLCYELVPNGSLEAWLHGTLGANRPLDWDTRMRIALDAARGLAYLHEDSQPCVIHRDFKASNILLEDDFHAKVSDFGLAKQAPEGRANYLSTRVMGTFGYVAPEYAMTGHLLVKSDVYSYGVVLLELLTGRRPVDMSQPSGQENLVTWARPILRDKDMLEELADPRIGGQYPKDDFVRVCTIAAACVSPEASQRPTMGEVVQSLKMVQRSVEFQESIPTPPARPNVRQSLTAYESDGTSSMFSSGPFSGLSPFDTENMPRTAFSEDLHEGSAAVATAKVYSPADKILLNCGSTTDGLDADGRRWVADTNNNSWLEDSGKSSIMAAADQLEPMLPSSIPYMTARVFTMDAVYNFSVNPRDRHWLRLHFYPSSYNGLEPQDFRFSVATSTGFTLLHNFSVYLTTKALTQAYLVREYSLPRSPEGFLTVTFSPTPMVNVTYAFINGIEVISMPDIFGDPATMVGFADETVDVSAAAFQTMYRLNVGGAYIPPSNDSGLSRSWFDDTPFVRGPTQGIVYTAGPRFHIKYPSDAAEYAAPTEVYLGGRSMGSDSRLNQNSNLTWTVDVDSNFTYIARLHFCELQLVHANQRVFDVYINNKTAQTDVDVLEMTTERGVPVYKDYAVTMSNDTADEVLWVAMHPSVMLRPQFYDAILNGLEVFKVNNSGGSLAAPDPSPFKLLAENELGWGGPPEFSTNDPAGMARVMGGTAGGAAAAGILAAICVVVYNNKRNRKPGGGGDSHTSAWLPLYHSHTSGKSSGHVTANLAGMCRHFSFAEIKAATKNFSNDLAIGVGGFGVVYRGVVDNDVKVAVKRSNPSSEQGINEFQTEVEMLSKLRHRHLVSLIGFCEEDGEMVLVYDYMEHGTLREHLYHNGGKPTLSWRHRLDICIGAARGLHYLHTGAKYTIIHRDVKTTNILVDENWVAKVSDFGLSKSGPTTLNQSHVSTVVKGSFGYLDPEYYRRQQLTEKSDVYSFGVVLFEVLLARPALDPALPRDQVSLADYALACKRGGTLPGVVDPAIKHQIAPECLVKFADTAEKCLAENGADRPGMADVLWNLESAMLAQDTFDGASGRPASSLDPATSNDDGSTASATTLGTSSMSHPHETCVVLEADEVVAERATFSQLVQPTGR